CGAACTCGGAATTATCGAAGTCGTAACCGCCGACGCGCACCTGCGCCTGCAGAATGCGGGCTTTGCCCATGTCCGATGCGGTCAGCGCGCCGAAGGTCGCCGAAGCGCGGTAACGTTCCTGATCAATGACCGTGTATTGGATGAAATAGGGTTTTTCGAGGTCTTTGAACTGAAGATCCGTGACCGATCTCTGAAGTTCATCGCCCATCGCCCGTAAGACCGGATCAGCGGCAGGCGTTCCCTGTCCGACAAGCACAGGCACGGAGCAAAGCAGGCACAGGAAGCAAAGGAATGCGGATGATCGTCGCGTCTTCATCGTCCGCCCCCGTTCGAGGCCAGCGGCGGCGGAAGGATCGGGGGACGTTCGGACGACTTGCTTTTCTTCTGAACTTCAATCTGCGTGGTCAGGATCGCGGGGGAAACGGCGGCGACCGGCACGTAACCCGACTCCGCTCCGCAAAATCCGTTGAAGACTTCCGGCGTGTCGCCCGCCGCAACAATCTTGCTGAACGACGTCAGCGGTGTGCCGATCAAGTCCACGCCACGCACCAGCTCATCCGGCCGGCCGTCGACGTAGATCCGGTAAACCATGATCGGCGTGACCTGGAACGATTGCGTACTCGCGCGGCTGGTCATGGTAAAGCCGCCCGAGATGTCTTTAAAGAGGAGGCCGAACGTTTTGCCCTGTTTCTTGGCTTCGTCGATCAGCATGGCCCGCATCTTTGCGTCGGAGACCGTATTGCTCGCCTGCACGATCAGATTACCCTGGCGTCCGACGGTCCTGTAGCCCGGCGCTTTGCGGCCGTGTCCGTTCGAGGTCTCGAAACCGGTCACCGGCGAGCGCGACATGAGGAAATTCTTGAGGACGCCTTTGTCGACGACCGTTACTTTTTGAGCGGGCACGCCGTCATCATCGTATTTGTAGTAGCCGTTGAGGTCGACGCCGGCGATACGCTCGGTGGTTGGGTCGTCAACCACGGAGAGGAAATCGGGAAGGACCTCCTGATTGACTTTCTTCGTGAAAGTCTGCCCTTCATTGTCGCTTTTCTGGCGATGCCCCTCGACCCGGTGGCCGAAAATTTCATGGAAGAACACGCCGCTGGCGCGGCCGGACAGGATTGCCGGGCCTGTGTACGGATCGATCACCGGTGCGGCGCGAAGCGCCTTGAGATCCGCGACCATGGTTTCGATGGTCCGCTGAATCTTATCGTCGCCCGGGAGACCGCTCAGCGAGTGCGCGTCGAACGCCTCGAAGCGATAGAGTTCCATCCCGTCGTCCGCTTTGGTGCGGGCGTAAATCGAGATCCGCGCGCTGTCGCGGCCTTGCTCGATGGAAGTGCCTTCACTGTTGACGAGATAGTCGTTGTCGGCGTTCGCGGTCAGCGTGACCGTACCTTCGTAGACTTCCGGATACTTCGTGAAGATCGCCGAGAGCGCCTTGACTCGCTTTTCCCACGACGGAATCGTCACGTCGATCCTGGAGATGGCGGCGGTGGCGGTCTGCTTCTGCTCTCGCGACATGTCCGCGGAGGTGTCTTCTTCGTCTACTTTTATGGTTCGATTGGCTTTAACCTGGATGAATCGTTCGACCGCGGCCTTGTACTTGCGGTCGGT
This DNA window, taken from Terriglobia bacterium, encodes the following:
- a CDS encoding metallopeptidase TldD-related protein, which gives rise to AFESLKQKGNPAPYFISYSVRENQSVDIEASLGALQNSDTDHSRLLDVDVRVGDYSLDSTHQIRGQRGSNTGPAYSYPVVMPIDNDVDALRSVIYLETDRKYKAAVERFIQVKANRTIKVDEEDTSADMSREQKQTATAAISRIDVTIPSWEKRVKALSAIFTKYPEVYEGTVTLTANADNDYLVNSEGTSIEQGRDSARISIYARTKADDGMELYRFEAFDAHSLSGLPGDDKIQRTIETMVADLKALRAAPVIDPYTGPAILSGRASGVFFHEIFGHRVEGHRQKSDNEGQTFTKKVNQEVLPDFLSVVDDPTTERIAGVDLNGYYKYDDDGVPAQKVTVVDKGVLKNFLMSRSPVTGFETSNGHGRKAPGYRTVGRQGNLIVQASNTVSDAKMRAMLIDEAKKQGKTFGLLFKDISGGFTMTSRASTQSFQVTPIMVYRIYVDGRPDELVRGVDLIGTPLTSFSKIVAAGDTPEVFNGFCGAESGYVPVAAVSPAILTTQIEVQKKSKSSERPPILPPPLASNGGGR